A single Lactuca sativa cultivar Salinas chromosome 8, Lsat_Salinas_v11, whole genome shotgun sequence DNA region contains:
- the LOC111912104 gene encoding uncharacterized protein LOC111912104 isoform X2, whose product MLGMMAEQQLWRINLQAKAKNFHFKLKASKYLPTCYNFFRFSLFFKISHLLIRLSSDNNPTTKRKSLKSRISEPIQKFRRRITKRTAFPAQKPSKIKWLKLGSCESIYQKDRKGIIIHGLSVFKYLLTQIKIFMETKANKLLLLSILAMMGYLLWLRMKNHLSYHERTFASRYFRKSGRSTQYTRCQ is encoded by the exons ATGCTCGGAATGATGGCAGAGCAGCAACTATGGAGAATCAACCTTCAAGCAAAGGCAAAAAACTTCCATTTCAAACTCAAAGCATCTAAATACTTACCAACTTGCTACAATTTCTTTCGATTCtcacttttcttcaagatttcgcATCTCCTCATCCGATTGAGCTCTGATAATAACCCGACGACCAAACGAAAATCATTAAAATCAAGAATTTCCGAACCCATTCAGAAATTTCGGAGAAGAATCACAAAGAGAACTGCTTTTCCTGCTCAGAAGCCCTCGAAAATCAAATGGTTGAAATTGGGTTCTTGTGAG TCAATCTATCAGAAGGATAGAAAAGGGATCATCATCCATGGTTTGAGCGTATTTAAATACCTCCTTACACAAATAAAGATATTTATGGAAACAAAAGCCAATAAGTTGCTGTTACTTTCAATTCTAGCAATGATGGGATACCTTCTTTGGTTGCGTATGAAGAACCATTTGAGTTATCATGAAAGAACCTTTGCTTCAAGATACTTTAGGAAG TCGGGACGATCCACCCAATATACAAGATGTCAATGA
- the LOC111912104 gene encoding uncharacterized protein LOC111912104 isoform X1, with amino-acid sequence MLGMMAEQQLWRINLQAKAKNFHFKLKASKYLPTCYNFFRFSLFFKISHLLIRLSSDNNPTTKRKSLKSRISEPIQKFRRRITKRTAFPAQKPSKIKWLKLGSCESIYQKDRKGIIIHGLSVFKYLLTQIKIFMETKANKLLLLSILAMMGYLLWLRMKNHLSYHERTFASRYFRKVWNWAITQVIYFYLGL; translated from the exons ATGCTCGGAATGATGGCAGAGCAGCAACTATGGAGAATCAACCTTCAAGCAAAGGCAAAAAACTTCCATTTCAAACTCAAAGCATCTAAATACTTACCAACTTGCTACAATTTCTTTCGATTCtcacttttcttcaagatttcgcATCTCCTCATCCGATTGAGCTCTGATAATAACCCGACGACCAAACGAAAATCATTAAAATCAAGAATTTCCGAACCCATTCAGAAATTTCGGAGAAGAATCACAAAGAGAACTGCTTTTCCTGCTCAGAAGCCCTCGAAAATCAAATGGTTGAAATTGGGTTCTTGTGAG TCAATCTATCAGAAGGATAGAAAAGGGATCATCATCCATGGTTTGAGCGTATTTAAATACCTCCTTACACAAATAAAGATATTTATGGAAACAAAAGCCAATAAGTTGCTGTTACTTTCAATTCTAGCAATGATGGGATACCTTCTTTGGTTGCGTATGAAGAACCATTTGAGTTATCATGAAAGAACCTTTGCTTCAAGATACTTTAGGAAGGTATGGAATTGGGCTATCACAcaagtaatttatttttatcttgGATTATAA